A segment of the Meriones unguiculatus strain TT.TT164.6M chromosome 10, Bangor_MerUng_6.1, whole genome shotgun sequence genome:
ATTTCTTAGAAACAGATCTGGATATCAGAAACCTAGTCAATTATAATGCCTACAAAGGaggcaaagagacaagaaaacaaaaaggaaaaaagaatcaagaaacagacagaaatgtcaaaatcacttaaaaatttttagtAATGATGACACAAACCTTCAATATCAACTCTGGGGAgtcagacacaggtggatctctgttaagTACAaagtcagcatggtctacacagcGTGTTCTATACCAGTAAGAACTACACAGTgatagcctgtctcaaaaaatcttAATCAGCTTTTTAATATTTCTAGCAAGAGTGATTTCATTTTATACACAGCACATACCActaaaaactataataaaaaccAGCTGTGGTAGCACAtatctacaatctcagcacttaggaagctgagatTCCGAAGTATGATCtgaagtttgatgccagcctggactACGGTGTGAGAGTGTCATATAACaagaacaaaatacaagaacGTATTGGTGCACGACTTTGATTCCAGCcctaggaaggcagaagcaggaggatctctatgagttccttGACTGTCTGAACTACACAATGAGATCATATCTTaagaaaaagcagagaaaaaaaaataacatagtaAATATATAATGCTATCTGgaaattatgacactcttcagaAATTCCAGTAGACTTAAAAGTACCCCACAAGACCATCCAGTTCCAGCCCTCAGGTGAAGGCAAAGCAAGCCAAGCAATGAATTATCAGAAGGTAACAAAAACGCAAAGCGCAGTAGTCATCCTAGGTATATTAAACACACTGTGTGGTCGCTTGGGTTTAACTAGGCACTTTCTTAGAGATGCACTGGAGGCCACTCCAGAGTTTTCATCAAAGGCACGTCCACGTAGGGTACACTCGTTTACAGCAATGCTTCAGGCAAATGTGTGGTTTCTTACTACAACAGAACACCGACTAAGAAAGCCTATTCCGAATCAGAGAACCGCAGAACGGCTCGGGGACCGAAGGCTGGAGGGGAGTACAACTGAGGTCCGGGTTTGAATGGCTGAAGCGAGGCTCGGCAGGACCAGTCTTAGGCCCCACACCCTGCTTGGTGCTAGGCCACGGTCTGAGAAAGGACAACCACACACGCGGGCTGCTGTGGAAGGGCAGACCTGTCCGCCACGGTGCTTAAACAACTCCACGTGGACTCTGGAGAAGTCCACAAGTATACCGGGAACCCGAATGTACCCACGCCAGGACCCTATGCCGGAGCCCAGAAAATGAGGCCGGGAAGGCTGGCTGCACTCAGGACCTGCCACGGCCCTACTTCCCCCGCAAACCCAATAGCTCACCCTCCGTGGGAAGCACTCCACACGCCACCAATGGCTGCGACCATTCCGCCTCACCCACCACATGGGGGCGGGACCTCAGCGCGTAGGCATGACGTTCCACGCGGCGCAACCCTCTGCGGAACTGGAGATATCTCCCGTCGCACCCCGCGCCTTCCCACAGTGCTCCGCGACAGCAGCTATGGAGGCCGGCAGGACTGCGGTGTTGCGCGTGAAGCGGAAGCGAAATGCGGAGCCAGCAGAGGCTCTCGTGCTGGCCTGTAAACGCCTCCGGGACAGCGAGGTCCAGTCGTCTGCTCAGGAGACACCAGGGGATCAGGAGACGGCGGCGCAGAGGAATGTCTTCCAGTTGGTTGCTACCGTGCGCTCCCAGGTATGAAGCAGGCGTGGACTCTTGTGTGGAAGGGAATCTTAAAATGCTTCCCATATACAAACAATTGCTGAGGCCGTCATCCTTGTCACCCTATTCCTGTGGTCCCTCAGGAGGAGCCAATCCAGCAGCTTGTGCGCGCTGCCCTGCGCCCTTCCCGGAGCAGCCAGCTGCGTATCCGCCGCGATCTTCGTGCCTCGGTCCGCGAGGTCCGTAAAGAGGGCCGCTACAGGATAGTCTCCAGCCACCGGTCTTCGGGGACCTCTAGCAGTTTGGAGCCTCAATGTGTGTCAGAAGCTGACGGGGACACAGGCTTCCAGTTGTTGGACCTGGTCCACGAGGAGGGAGACCCGGAGGCGGCTGCCACAGATTGCTGTAAAGTGAGTACTCCATGTCTCTGCTCTGCTCCCAAAGGCAGCAATTAAGAGACAGCATACATTTTAAGCTTAAGGATGGATGATCCACCCTAAAGAATGGTATCtgtttgatttcttgtttttgtcttgttgatAGTTTTTGCTGAGATAGTtttgctgtgtagctctggctgacaaAGCActggctctgtagcccaggcaggcctctgACACGCAGTGGTTCCCATGCTTCAccagccccagtgctggggttacagcca
Coding sequences within it:
- the Slc7a6os gene encoding probable RNA polymerase II nuclear localization protein SLC7A6OS; the encoded protein is MEAGRTAVLRVKRKRNAEPAEALVLACKRLRDSEVQSSAQETPGDQETAAQRNVFQLVATVRSQEEPIQQLVRAALRPSRSSQLRIRRDLRASVREVRKEGRYRIVSSHRSSGTSSSLEPQCVSEADGDTGFQLLDLVHEEGDPEAAATDCCKTSDPDVILCNSVELIREKLTVSDDGAPVEHQEEPKHNDDYVYDIYYMEMVPPGWIENILSVQPYSQEWELVNDAEQPEDIYEDEDDENSENNWRNEYPDEESSDGDEDSRGSDEYNSLSEEERGSNRLVWNKYPLDVQKEFDYDNLHDIDSD